From Triticum urartu cultivar G1812 chromosome 2, Tu2.1, whole genome shotgun sequence, a single genomic window includes:
- the LOC125539505 gene encoding ent-kaur-16-ene synthase, chloroplastic-like isoform X4, with amino-acid sequence MGDGIEKAGEKSYGREAYMAYVSEGLGNLLDWNEVMKFQRKNGSLFNSPSTTAAALVHNYDDKALDYLNMVVSKFGGAVPTVYPLNMHWKLSMVDSLEKIGISRHFSSEIEGILDMAYSFWLQRDEEIMMDVATCAMAFRLLRMNGYDVSSDELSHLAEASNFHNSLQGYLNDTKSVLELYKASKVSVAEHELILDNIGNWSGSLLSEKLCSEGVQGLPNLEVEYAVKFPFYTTLERLDHKRNIEHFDARGSHILKTECLPYGINQELLALAVDDFTFSQSIYQDELLHLDRWVKENRLDQLQFARQKLTYCYLSAAATIFPPELSDARISWAKNGVLTTVVDDFFDVGGSKEELENLIALVEKWDEHHKDDFCSEQVRIVFCALYTTVNQLGSIASAVQNRDVKNHLIEIWLLLLRSMMTEAEWQRSQYVPTMEEYMTNGVVSFALGPIVLPTLYCVGEKLLGSAVKNQEYSELFRLMSTCGRLLNDSQGFEREGSEGKLNSVSLLVLHSGGSMSIEAAKNAIEKSIVASRRDLLRLVLKEGTVVPRACKELFWKMCKILHLFYFRTDGFSSPKEMASAVNAVINEPLRLSS; translated from the exons GCCGGGGAGAAATCTTATGGGAGAGAAGCATATATGGCCTATGTCTCCGAAGGGTTAGGAAACTTACTGGACTGGAATGAAGTTATGAAGTTTCAGAGGAAGAACGGGTCGTTGTTCAACTCTCCTTCCACAACTGCTGCTGCGTTAGTCCACAACTATGATGATAAGGCCCTCGATTATTTAAATATGGTAGTCAGTAAATTTGGTGGTGCAG TACCAACAGTGTATCCACTAAATATGCACTGGAAACTTTCAATGGTGGATTCGCTTGAAAAGATCGGAATTTCTCGGCATTTTTCTAGTGAGATAGAGGGAATCTTAGACATGGCATACAG TTTCTGGTTACAGAGAGACGAGGAAATTATGATGGATGTAGCAACATGTGCAATGGCGTTCCGCCTTTTAAGGATGAATGGGTATGATGTATCCTCAG ATGAGCTGTCTCATCTTGCTGAAGCCTCTAATTTCCATAATTCACTTCAAGGATATTTAAATGATACAAAATCTGTACTGGAACTATACAAGGCTTCAAAAGTCAGTGTAGCAGAACATGAATTAATCCTAGATAACATTGGCAACTGGTCTGGCAGCTTATTGTCAGAAAAGTTGTGCTCTGAAGGGGTGCAGGGCCTACCAAACTTAGAG GTCGAGTATGCCGTTAAGTTTCCATTCTATACCACGCTGGAACGCCTAGACCACAAGAGGAACATCGAACATTTTGATGCTAGAGGTTCTCACATCCTGAAGACAGAATGCTT GCCGTATGGTATCAACCAAGAACTTTTGGCTTTGGCTGTTGACGATTTCACATTTTCTCAATCTATCTACCAGGATGAACTCCTGCATCTTGATAG GTGGGTGAAAGAAAACAGGTTGGACCAGCTACAATTTGCACGGCAGAAGTTGACATATTGTTATCTCTCTGCTGCTGCTACGATTTTTCCTCCTGAACTTTCTGATGCTCGCATATCGTGGGCCAAAAACGGTGTGCTCACAACCGTTGTTGATGACTTCTTTGATGTTGGAGGATCAAAAGAAGAACTAGAAAACCTCATAGCATTAGTTGAGAA GtgggatgagcatcacaaagatGACTTCTGTTCGGAGCAAGTAAGGATTGTATTTTGTGCTCTCTATACCACAGTGAACCAGCTTGGATCAATCGCTTCTGCCGTACAAAACCGTGACGTTAAAAATCACCTGATAGAAATA TGGCTACTTCTATTGAGGTCTATGATGACCGAGGCAGAATGGCAGAGGAGCCAATATGTGCCAACAATGGAAGAATACATGACAAATGGGGTAGTTTCATTCGCACTGGGGCCCATTGTGCTTCCAACATTGTATTGTGTCGGGGAAAAGCTATTGGGGAGTGCTGTCAAAAATCAAGAGTACAGTGAGTTATTTAGGCTAATGAGCACCTGTGGCCGTCTCCTCAATGACAGCcaaggctttgag AGGGAGGGCAGCGAGGGGAAACTGAACAGCGTTTCGCTACTTGTTCTTCACAGCGGTGGTTCTATGTCCATAGAAGCGGCTAAGAATGCGATAGAGAAGTCCATAGTCGCTTCGAGGCGAGACTTGCTAAGATTGGTCCTCAAGGAAGGCACGGTTGTTCCCAGGGCATGCAAGGAGCTGTTCTGGAAGATGTGCAAGATACTTCACCTGTTCTACTTTCGGACCGACGGATTCAGCTCGCCAAAGGAAATGGCCAGCGCGGTGAATGCTGTTATCAACGAACCACTCAGGCTCTCAAGTTGA
- the LOC125539505 gene encoding ent-kaur-16-ene synthase, chloroplastic-like isoform X5 codes for MEKHWQAGEKSYGREAYMAYVSEGLGNLLDWNEVMKFQRKNGSLFNSPSTTAAALVHNYDDKALDYLNMVVSKFGGAVPTVYPLNMHWKLSMVDSLEKIGISRHFSSEIEGILDMAYSFWLQRDEEIMMDVATCAMAFRLLRMNGYDVSSDELSHLAEASNFHNSLQGYLNDTKSVLELYKASKVSVAEHELILDNIGNWSGSLLSEKLCSEGVQGLPNLEVEYAVKFPFYTTLERLDHKRNIEHFDARGSHILKTECLPYGINQELLALAVDDFTFSQSIYQDELLHLDRWVKENRLDQLQFARQKLTYCYLSAAATIFPPELSDARISWAKNGVLTTVVDDFFDVGGSKEELENLIALVEKWDEHHKDDFCSEQVRIVFCALYTTVNQLGSIASAVQNRDVKNHLIEIWLLLLRSMMTEAEWQRSQYVPTMEEYMTNGVVSFALGPIVLPTLYCVGEKLLGSAVKNQEYSELFRLMSTCGRLLNDSQGFEREGSEGKLNSVSLLVLHSGGSMSIEAAKNAIEKSIVASRRDLLRLVLKEGTVVPRACKELFWKMCKILHLFYFRTDGFSSPKEMASAVNAVINEPLRLSS; via the exons GCAGGCCGGGGAGAAATCTTATGGGAGAGAAGCATATATGGCCTATGTCTCCGAAGGGTTAGGAAACTTACTGGACTGGAATGAAGTTATGAAGTTTCAGAGGAAGAACGGGTCGTTGTTCAACTCTCCTTCCACAACTGCTGCTGCGTTAGTCCACAACTATGATGATAAGGCCCTCGATTATTTAAATATGGTAGTCAGTAAATTTGGTGGTGCAG TACCAACAGTGTATCCACTAAATATGCACTGGAAACTTTCAATGGTGGATTCGCTTGAAAAGATCGGAATTTCTCGGCATTTTTCTAGTGAGATAGAGGGAATCTTAGACATGGCATACAG TTTCTGGTTACAGAGAGACGAGGAAATTATGATGGATGTAGCAACATGTGCAATGGCGTTCCGCCTTTTAAGGATGAATGGGTATGATGTATCCTCAG ATGAGCTGTCTCATCTTGCTGAAGCCTCTAATTTCCATAATTCACTTCAAGGATATTTAAATGATACAAAATCTGTACTGGAACTATACAAGGCTTCAAAAGTCAGTGTAGCAGAACATGAATTAATCCTAGATAACATTGGCAACTGGTCTGGCAGCTTATTGTCAGAAAAGTTGTGCTCTGAAGGGGTGCAGGGCCTACCAAACTTAGAG GTCGAGTATGCCGTTAAGTTTCCATTCTATACCACGCTGGAACGCCTAGACCACAAGAGGAACATCGAACATTTTGATGCTAGAGGTTCTCACATCCTGAAGACAGAATGCTT GCCGTATGGTATCAACCAAGAACTTTTGGCTTTGGCTGTTGACGATTTCACATTTTCTCAATCTATCTACCAGGATGAACTCCTGCATCTTGATAG GTGGGTGAAAGAAAACAGGTTGGACCAGCTACAATTTGCACGGCAGAAGTTGACATATTGTTATCTCTCTGCTGCTGCTACGATTTTTCCTCCTGAACTTTCTGATGCTCGCATATCGTGGGCCAAAAACGGTGTGCTCACAACCGTTGTTGATGACTTCTTTGATGTTGGAGGATCAAAAGAAGAACTAGAAAACCTCATAGCATTAGTTGAGAA GtgggatgagcatcacaaagatGACTTCTGTTCGGAGCAAGTAAGGATTGTATTTTGTGCTCTCTATACCACAGTGAACCAGCTTGGATCAATCGCTTCTGCCGTACAAAACCGTGACGTTAAAAATCACCTGATAGAAATA TGGCTACTTCTATTGAGGTCTATGATGACCGAGGCAGAATGGCAGAGGAGCCAATATGTGCCAACAATGGAAGAATACATGACAAATGGGGTAGTTTCATTCGCACTGGGGCCCATTGTGCTTCCAACATTGTATTGTGTCGGGGAAAAGCTATTGGGGAGTGCTGTCAAAAATCAAGAGTACAGTGAGTTATTTAGGCTAATGAGCACCTGTGGCCGTCTCCTCAATGACAGCcaaggctttgag AGGGAGGGCAGCGAGGGGAAACTGAACAGCGTTTCGCTACTTGTTCTTCACAGCGGTGGTTCTATGTCCATAGAAGCGGCTAAGAATGCGATAGAGAAGTCCATAGTCGCTTCGAGGCGAGACTTGCTAAGATTGGTCCTCAAGGAAGGCACGGTTGTTCCCAGGGCATGCAAGGAGCTGTTCTGGAAGATGTGCAAGATACTTCACCTGTTCTACTTTCGGACCGACGGATTCAGCTCGCCAAAGGAAATGGCCAGCGCGGTGAATGCTGTTATCAACGAACCACTCAGGCTCTCAAGTTGA